From the genome of Haloarcula limicola, one region includes:
- a CDS encoding universal stress protein, with amino-acid sequence MASEHVLVPLDGSPLADEALVHALDTFDCRVTVVNVVAPLDSGMSEGGVLEPGEERQTAATTRAEELVERAKRQAEEAGREVETAVETGDPAETIVEYVETHDVDQVVMGGHGGSRNELARRLLGTVATAVVSEAPVTVTVVR; translated from the coding sequence ATGGCTTCCGAACACGTCCTCGTCCCGCTCGACGGGTCGCCGCTGGCCGACGAGGCGTTGGTCCACGCGCTCGATACCTTCGACTGCCGGGTCACGGTGGTGAACGTCGTCGCGCCGCTGGACAGCGGGATGAGCGAGGGCGGCGTGCTCGAACCGGGTGAGGAGCGCCAAACGGCGGCGACGACACGGGCCGAAGAGTTAGTCGAGCGAGCGAAGCGGCAGGCCGAGGAGGCCGGCCGCGAGGTGGAGACGGCGGTCGAGACGGGCGACCCCGCCGAGACGATCGTCGAGTACGTCGAGACGCACGACGTCGACCAGGTGGTGATGGGCGGCCACGGCGGGTCGCGCAACGAACTGGCTCGGCGGTTATTGGGGACGGTGGCGACGGCGGTCGTCAGCGAAGCGCCGGTGACGGTGACCGTCGTCCGCTAG
- a CDS encoding metallophosphoesterase family protein, translated as MRLGVISDIHGNRVALAAVLADMPPVDGLVCAGDVVGYNPWHADCVDAMRGESEELPEGVPWPDEDVPTVMGNHDRAVVEDSPFAFNDMARAGVEHAREQLDEAQLDWLSGLPEERVECDGRVKLVHGHPDDPDHYTYPEEFGPELLDGEDVLVMGHTHRQHHEVYDEGVVLNPGSVGQPRDGDHRAAYAVLDLDELTVEDRRVEYDTDAVIAAVEDAGLPRQIGFRLTQGR; from the coding sequence ATGAGACTTGGCGTCATCTCCGACATCCACGGCAACCGGGTCGCGCTGGCGGCGGTCCTCGCGGACATGCCACCGGTCGACGGGTTGGTCTGTGCCGGCGACGTGGTCGGGTACAACCCGTGGCACGCCGACTGCGTCGACGCGATGCGGGGCGAATCCGAAGAGCTCCCCGAGGGCGTCCCGTGGCCCGACGAGGACGTGCCGACGGTGATGGGCAACCACGACCGGGCGGTCGTCGAGGACAGCCCCTTCGCGTTCAACGACATGGCGCGGGCCGGCGTCGAACACGCCCGCGAGCAGCTCGACGAGGCGCAACTCGACTGGCTCTCGGGACTGCCCGAGGAGCGCGTGGAGTGCGACGGCCGCGTGAAGCTCGTCCACGGCCACCCCGACGACCCCGACCACTACACCTATCCCGAGGAGTTCGGTCCCGAGCTACTGGACGGGGAAGACGTGCTGGTGATGGGCCACACCCACCGCCAGCACCACGAGGTGTACGACGAGGGGGTCGTGCTGAACCCCGGCAGCGTCGGCCAACCCCGCGACGGCGACCACCGAGCCGCCTACGCGGTCCTCGATCTGGACGAGCTGACCGTCGAGGACCGCCGCGTCGAGTACGACACCGACGCGGTCATAGCGGCCGTCGAGGACGCCGGTCTCCCCCGCCAGATCGGCTTCCGACTGACGCAAGGTCGGTAA
- a CDS encoding glycosyltransferase: MSPTIAVAHYPEGAGHATRMLGIADALQSAGATVRMAGGGAGTEFVELNGYDEFEPTTVDYVDTYQNGSVWRTISRSLPASLGRIADYRSWLDAVSPDALVTDDMFAAMAAAECAVPLYVLKHDMPGLYRDRIERLGAQFHTTFQLSAAREFFYPAVWPESPADPDRATRVPPVALDGDPRVREAADVVVVPSQFSSLDRLADRLRSRGYDVINVADDDWDAVPSLLPYIRGADAVVCSGYSTIMDAAVAGTPCVVSPETAEQDAVADWLERFDVTGFTVVDDPFAALDAVEEPLEAPDFDNGAAAVARRVMADMGETATISPTAAAERRADPDCEIATAAGLGTLVGVPALATAVVWATADVASARNPARVGTLVRRAEAAPGRLARAVGDGVRDAARRVRRGGS; the protein is encoded by the coding sequence ATGTCCCCGACTATCGCCGTCGCGCACTACCCTGAAGGTGCGGGACACGCGACGCGGATGCTCGGCATCGCCGACGCCCTCCAGTCGGCCGGTGCCACGGTTCGGATGGCCGGCGGCGGTGCCGGCACCGAGTTCGTCGAACTCAACGGCTACGACGAGTTCGAACCGACGACGGTCGACTACGTCGACACGTACCAGAACGGCTCCGTCTGGCGGACGATCAGCCGGAGCCTCCCGGCGAGCCTCGGCCGTATCGCCGACTACCGGTCGTGGCTCGACGCCGTCTCACCCGACGCCCTGGTCACCGACGACATGTTCGCCGCGATGGCCGCGGCCGAGTGTGCGGTGCCGCTGTACGTCCTGAAACACGACATGCCGGGGCTGTACCGCGACCGCATCGAGCGGTTGGGCGCGCAGTTTCACACCACCTTTCAGCTATCGGCCGCTCGGGAGTTCTTCTATCCCGCGGTCTGGCCGGAGTCGCCCGCGGACCCCGACCGCGCGACTCGGGTCCCGCCGGTCGCGCTGGACGGCGACCCGCGGGTCCGCGAGGCGGCGGACGTGGTCGTCGTCCCGAGCCAGTTCTCCTCGCTTGACCGCCTCGCCGACCGCCTCCGGTCGCGGGGGTACGACGTCATCAACGTCGCCGACGACGACTGGGACGCGGTCCCGTCTCTCCTCCCGTACATCCGCGGAGCCGACGCCGTCGTCTGCTCGGGCTACTCGACGATCATGGACGCCGCCGTCGCGGGGACGCCCTGCGTCGTCTCCCCCGAGACGGCCGAACAGGACGCCGTCGCCGACTGGCTCGAACGGTTCGACGTGACCGGCTTCACCGTCGTCGACGACCCGTTCGCGGCGCTCGATGCCGTGGAGGAACCGCTCGAAGCGCCCGACTTCGACAACGGCGCGGCGGCCGTCGCGCGGCGGGTGATGGCCGACATGGGTGAGACCGCAACGATCTCGCCGACCGCGGCGGCCGAACGACGCGCGGACCCCGACTGCGAGATCGCGACGGCGGCGGGCCTCGGGACGCTCGTCGGCGTCCCGGCGCTGGCGACGGCGGTGGTCTGGGCGACGGCCGACGTCGCTTCGGCGCGGAACCCCGCCCGCGTCGGCACGCTGGTCCGACGAGCGGAGGCCGCTCCCGGACGGCTGGCACGCGCCGTCGGTGACGGCGTTCGCGACGCCGCTCGAAGGGTCCGTCGCGGCGGGAGCTAG
- a CDS encoding lactate utilization protein gives MSQNKDGYADSVSYDESLDEHPTDEELDAAIENLQSRGFDVVVVEDGEAALAELRERIPAGASVMDGHSTTLEEIGFMDYLMEGDHDWENRHAEVYGIDDDAERQRARREAQASDYFLGSVNAVAATGELVAADASGSRIGAYPFAAENLLLVAGTNKIVDDLDAALDRLEDVAYPLEDARAEDAYGTGSMIGKQLIYRQEAEEGRTTLVLVKESLGY, from the coding sequence GTGTCCCAGAACAAGGACGGCTACGCCGACAGCGTCTCCTACGACGAATCGCTCGACGAACACCCGACCGACGAGGAACTCGACGCGGCGATCGAGAACCTGCAGTCACGCGGCTTCGACGTGGTCGTCGTCGAAGACGGCGAGGCCGCGCTCGCCGAACTGCGAGAGCGCATCCCCGCCGGCGCGTCCGTGATGGACGGCCACTCGACGACGCTCGAGGAGATAGGCTTCATGGACTATCTGATGGAAGGCGACCACGACTGGGAGAACCGCCACGCCGAGGTGTACGGCATCGACGACGACGCCGAGCGCCAGCGCGCCCGCCGGGAGGCACAGGCCAGCGACTACTTCCTCGGAAGCGTCAACGCCGTCGCCGCGACCGGTGAACTCGTCGCCGCCGACGCCTCCGGCAGCCGCATCGGAGCCTATCCCTTCGCGGCCGAGAACCTCCTGCTGGTCGCCGGCACGAACAAGATCGTCGACGACCTGGACGCGGCGCTCGACCGGCTGGAGGACGTCGCCTATCCGCTCGAAGACGCCCGCGCGGAGGACGCCTACGGCACTGGCAGCATGATCGGCAAACAGCTCATCTACCGGCAAGAGGCCGAGGAAGGCCGGACGACGCTCGTCCTCGTGAAAGAGTCCCTCGGTTACTGA
- a CDS encoding inorganic phosphate transporter, with protein sequence MADAVFWALVALATVTGLVTAWALGANSNSPPFAPAIGANAISTMRAAFLIGILAALGALTQGGSISETVGAGLIDGVQITSLAATAGLLTATLFMAFGVYTGYPVPAAFATTGAMVGVGLSLGGAPVFDTYRRIATFWVLVPPVSGGLAYLTATLLRRDDVPETVGVPLLAAVVGGIVANAELSVIPSPVGATQNSIAGFAAMLVPLPGVTAVASLLVAALSFAFIRKRTQESVDRGIKTFLVVLGSVVAFSSGGSQVGLATGPLENLYRAELGLPGFVLLTVGAVGILGGAWMGAPRLLQATSREYAQLGVRRSIAALVPGFIIAQLAIALGIPISFNNIIISGVIGGGLAGGSAGVSRRKIGVTLGFWVITLVTSVAVGFGLYRVFDLVLGPA encoded by the coding sequence GTGGCGGACGCGGTGTTCTGGGCGCTGGTCGCGCTGGCGACGGTGACCGGGCTGGTGACGGCGTGGGCACTCGGAGCCAACAGCAACTCGCCGCCCTTCGCCCCCGCGATCGGCGCGAACGCCATCTCGACGATGCGGGCCGCCTTTCTCATCGGGATTCTCGCGGCGCTCGGCGCGCTCACGCAGGGCGGGAGCATCTCCGAGACCGTCGGTGCCGGACTCATCGACGGCGTCCAGATAACGTCGCTCGCCGCGACCGCGGGTCTGTTGACCGCGACGCTCTTCATGGCCTTCGGCGTCTACACGGGCTATCCGGTCCCCGCGGCCTTCGCGACGACCGGCGCGATGGTCGGCGTCGGCCTCTCGCTCGGCGGGGCTCCGGTCTTCGACACCTACCGGCGGATCGCGACGTTCTGGGTGCTCGTCCCCCCGGTTTCGGGCGGGCTCGCCTACCTCACGGCGACGCTCTTGCGACGGGACGACGTGCCCGAGACCGTCGGCGTCCCGCTGCTCGCGGCCGTCGTCGGCGGCATCGTCGCCAACGCGGAGCTGAGCGTCATCCCCTCGCCGGTCGGCGCGACCCAGAACTCGATCGCCGGCTTCGCCGCCATGCTCGTCCCGCTGCCGGGCGTCACCGCCGTCGCGTCCCTCCTCGTCGCGGCGCTGAGCTTCGCGTTCATCCGCAAGCGCACCCAAGAGTCCGTCGACCGCGGCATCAAGACCTTTCTCGTCGTCCTCGGGAGCGTCGTCGCCTTCTCCAGCGGCGGGAGCCAGGTCGGACTGGCGACCGGCCCCCTGGAGAACCTCTACCGGGCGGAACTAGGCCTGCCCGGCTTCGTCCTGCTGACGGTCGGCGCGGTCGGCATCCTCGGGGGCGCGTGGATGGGCGCGCCGCGACTCCTGCAAGCCACCTCCCGCGAGTACGCCCAGCTGGGTGTGCGTCGCTCCATCGCGGCGCTCGTCCCGGGATTCATCATCGCCCAGCTCGCCATCGCGCTGGGCATCCCCATCTCCTTCAACAACATCATCATCTCCGGCGTCATCGGCGGCGGCCTCGCCGGCGGGTCGGCGGGCGTCTCCCGCCGGAAGATCGGCGTGACGCTCGGCTTCTGGGTGATCACGCTCGTCACCTCCGTCGCCGTCGGGTTCGGCCTCTATCGCGTCTTCGACCTGGTACTGGGCCCCGCCTAG
- a CDS encoding aspartate kinase, translating into MRVIAKFGGTSLGSGDRINRAADSIAAAVEQGHEVGVVASAMGNTTDELLEDIEYDAQAADRAEIVSMGERTSVRMLKGALAARGIDAIFLEPGSDDWPIITDEYGEVDVEETQKRAHALAGQMRDVVPVITGFLAEDHEGNVTTLGRGGSDTSAVMLGNYMDADEVVIVTDVEGVMTGDPRVVEGARNVGEISVDELRSLSFRGAEVVAPSALSYKDSNLSVRVTHYQHGDLLTGGTSIEGEFQNLIDLQEEPTACVTVAGRAIRNSPGILGELASALGDAGINIEANSSGMDSLTFYVDEDDADDVEALLHDRIVDDETLSSVTVEDDIAVIRVTGGDPGQAALPYQVMEPLADAHIHLYDVITSATSVSVFVPWDDREQALELVQGVF; encoded by the coding sequence ATGCGCGTAATCGCCAAGTTCGGCGGAACGAGTCTCGGCAGCGGCGACCGCATCAACCGAGCGGCGGACTCCATCGCGGCCGCCGTCGAGCAGGGCCACGAGGTCGGCGTCGTCGCCTCGGCGATGGGCAACACGACCGACGAACTCCTAGAGGACATCGAGTACGACGCCCAGGCCGCCGACCGCGCCGAGATCGTCTCGATGGGCGAGCGGACCTCCGTCCGGATGCTCAAGGGCGCGCTGGCCGCTCGCGGCATCGACGCCATCTTCCTCGAACCCGGCAGCGACGACTGGCCGATCATCACCGACGAGTACGGCGAGGTCGACGTCGAGGAGACGCAGAAGCGCGCCCACGCGCTGGCCGGGCAGATGCGGGACGTCGTCCCCGTCATCACCGGCTTCCTCGCAGAGGACCACGAGGGCAACGTGACGACGCTCGGCCGCGGCGGCTCCGACACCTCCGCCGTCATGCTCGGCAACTACATGGACGCCGACGAGGTCGTCATCGTCACCGACGTCGAGGGCGTCATGACCGGCGACCCCCGCGTCGTCGAGGGCGCGCGGAACGTCGGCGAGATCAGCGTCGACGAGCTCCGCTCGCTCTCCTTCCGCGGGGCCGAAGTCGTCGCCCCCTCGGCGCTCTCCTACAAGGACTCGAACCTCTCGGTTCGCGTCACGCACTACCAGCACGGCGACCTCCTGACCGGCGGGACCTCCATCGAGGGCGAGTTCCAGAACCTCATCGACCTCCAGGAGGAGCCCACCGCCTGCGTCACCGTCGCCGGCCGCGCCATCCGCAACAGCCCCGGCATCCTCGGCGAACTCGCCTCGGCGCTGGGCGACGCCGGCATCAACATCGAGGCCAACTCCTCGGGGATGGACTCGCTGACCTTCTACGTCGACGAGGACGACGCCGACGACGTCGAGGCGCTGCTCCACGACCGCATCGTCGACGACGAGACGCTCTCCTCGGTCACCGTCGAGGACGACATCGCCGTCATCCGCGTCACCGGCGGCGACCCCGGGCAGGCCGCGCTCCCCTATCAGGTCATGGAGCCGCTCGCCGACGCCCACATCCACCTCTACGACGTCATCACGTCGGCCACCTCCGTCTCGGTGTTCGTCCCGTGGGACGACCGCGAGCAGGCCCTAGAGCTGGTGCAGGGCGTCTTCTAA
- a CDS encoding homing endonuclease associated repeat-containing protein yields the protein MTTPKDCISALRRAADELGESPTKAQYEELGLTPASATIQRVMGGWNAAKDEAGLETNASRGSRVQPKPDDVALPEGLTWTELSQDQRWHYKNREWNTERSLQRRAELRAWVNELKATAGCSRCSEADPACLDFHHIDETGKEYQITTMISNGRGKESLLDEMAKCEVVCANCHRKVHFEPPDV from the coding sequence ATGACGACGCCCAAGGACTGTATCAGCGCGCTGCGCCGGGCCGCCGACGAACTGGGTGAATCGCCGACGAAAGCGCAGTACGAGGAACTGGGACTGACGCCCGCCTCAGCGACCATCCAGCGCGTGATGGGCGGCTGGAACGCGGCGAAAGACGAGGCCGGACTGGAGACGAACGCCTCGCGCGGAAGCAGAGTGCAACCGAAACCGGACGACGTGGCGCTACCAGAGGGGCTGACGTGGACCGAACTGAGTCAGGACCAGCGCTGGCACTACAAGAACCGGGAGTGGAACACCGAACGGTCCCTGCAACGGCGAGCGGAACTTCGTGCTTGGGTGAACGAACTCAAAGCAACTGCCGGCTGCTCCAGATGCTCCGAAGCCGATCCGGCCTGTCTCGATTTCCACCATATCGACGAAACAGGGAAGGAGTATCAGATAACGACGATGATATCTAACGGTCGCGGGAAGGAAAGTCTCCTCGACGAGATGGCGAAGTGCGAAGTAGTCTGTGCCAACTGTCACCGCAAGGTGCACTTCGAGCCACCAGACGTGTAA
- the thrC gene encoding threonine synthase has protein sequence MANLELTDDVPSVADDGVWLTCIECGESFAPFEEVRYTCDDCDGLLEARYADLPTFDEFEGEGVWRYSAALPFEEGVTLPEGNTPLHRVPRIEEEVGVGSLRVKHEGMNPTGSFKDRGMTVGVRVAKEIGVGRLACASTGNTSAALAAYGARGGMETLVLLPAGKVAAGKIAQAALHKARILKVDGNFDECLDIVQDLAGRGEAYLLNSLNPFRLEGQKTIGLEIMEEHYADYGEFPDRIVLPVGNAGNTAALYKCFRELVKAGEITEDQVPKITGAQAEGAAPMVEAIEEGNDETRRWEEVETRATAIRIGNPVNAPKALPGIRETGGTAVAVSDEEITAAQRDLAGEGVGVEPASAASVAGLRKLRDRGVIEDDESVVCLTTGHLLKDPDAAAAAGNDPEPVDNSTEAVLDLLGEN, from the coding sequence ATGGCTAATCTGGAACTCACCGACGACGTCCCGTCGGTGGCCGACGACGGCGTCTGGCTCACCTGCATCGAATGCGGCGAGTCGTTCGCCCCCTTCGAGGAAGTCCGGTACACCTGCGACGACTGCGACGGGCTGCTGGAGGCCCGCTACGCCGACCTGCCGACCTTCGACGAGTTCGAGGGCGAGGGGGTCTGGCGCTACAGCGCCGCCCTGCCCTTCGAGGAGGGGGTCACGCTGCCCGAGGGCAACACGCCGCTGCACCGCGTCCCGCGAATCGAGGAGGAGGTCGGCGTCGGGAGCCTACGCGTCAAACACGAGGGGATGAACCCCACGGGGTCGTTCAAGGACCGCGGCATGACCGTCGGCGTCCGCGTCGCAAAGGAGATCGGCGTCGGCCGACTGGCGTGTGCCTCGACGGGGAACACCTCGGCGGCGCTCGCGGCCTACGGCGCTCGCGGCGGCATGGAGACGCTCGTTCTCCTGCCCGCGGGCAAGGTCGCCGCCGGGAAGATCGCTCAGGCGGCGCTGCACAAGGCTCGCATCCTCAAAGTCGACGGCAACTTCGACGAGTGCCTGGACATCGTCCAGGACCTCGCGGGTCGCGGCGAGGCGTACCTCCTGAACTCGCTGAACCCCTTCCGGCTGGAGGGCCAGAAGACCATCGGCCTCGAAATCATGGAAGAGCACTACGCGGACTACGGCGAGTTCCCCGACCGGATCGTCCTGCCGGTCGGCAACGCGGGCAACACCGCGGCGCTCTACAAGTGCTTCCGCGAACTCGTCAAGGCCGGAGAGATCACCGAAGACCAGGTCCCGAAGATCACCGGCGCACAGGCCGAGGGGGCCGCGCCGATGGTCGAGGCCATCGAGGAGGGCAACGACGAGACCCGGCGCTGGGAGGAGGTCGAGACCCGCGCGACCGCCATCCGCATCGGCAACCCGGTCAACGCCCCGAAGGCGCTACCGGGCATCCGCGAGACCGGCGGCACCGCCGTCGCCGTCTCCGACGAGGAGATCACCGCGGCACAGCGCGACCTCGCGGGCGAGGGCGTCGGCGTCGAACCGGCCTCCGCCGCCTCCGTCGCGGGCCTCCGGAAACTGCGGGACCGCGGCGTCATCGAAGACGACGAGTCGGTCGTCTGTCTGACGACGGGCCACCTCCTGAAAGACCCCGACGCCGCCGCCGCGGCCGGCAACGACCCCGAACCCGTCGACAACAGCACCGAGGCCGTGCTGGACCTGCTGGGCGAGAACTGA
- a CDS encoding IMP cyclohydrolase, which produces MYVGRFVVVGPTVGAYRVSSRSFPNRQATERGDTVTIEPTPDAPETDNPYISYNGVRVTERGAVVGNGSHVDPIAEKLALGYPARDALAEPLLSLDFEKDDYDTPRIAGVVGVEESDPTTTADGPGAVVGTVRRDALLVEEVAEPTLVATYEEDSPTTFDLGASDAESAAREVYDHEFEHAVCSAGVSGSAGDFDISVYNGE; this is translated from the coding sequence ATGTACGTCGGACGCTTCGTCGTCGTCGGGCCGACCGTCGGCGCGTACCGAGTCTCCTCGCGGTCGTTCCCGAACCGGCAGGCAACCGAGCGCGGCGACACCGTCACGATCGAACCGACGCCGGACGCCCCCGAGACGGACAACCCCTACATCTCTTACAACGGGGTCCGCGTCACCGAGCGCGGTGCCGTCGTGGGCAACGGCTCGCACGTCGACCCGATCGCCGAGAAGCTCGCACTGGGCTACCCCGCGCGGGACGCACTGGCCGAACCGCTGCTCTCGCTGGACTTCGAGAAGGACGACTACGACACGCCGCGCATCGCCGGCGTCGTCGGCGTCGAAGAATCGGACCCGACGACGACCGCCGACGGGCCGGGTGCGGTCGTCGGCACCGTCCGCCGGGACGCGCTGCTCGTCGAGGAAGTCGCGGAACCGACGCTGGTCGCGACCTACGAGGAGGACAGCCCGACGACGTTCGACCTCGGCGCGAGCGACGCCGAGAGCGCGGCCCGCGAGGTGTACGACCACGAGTTCGAGCACGCCGTCTGTTCGGCCGGCGTCAGCGGATCGGCCGGCGACTTCGACATCTCGGTGTACAACGGCGAGTGA
- a CDS encoding DUF4166 domain-containing protein produces MTGVYERALGEAAGDLHPKVRERYSIGPGDGVTVGTGRMDISRGTHVLPALYAMASRDMLFPEAGNGVPFSVTTVGYRLDGREAMTTRRTFEFAETRRHFDSVTVWDADGERLLDFLGRGGLVATELHPRVEAGSLVVEAGRQWLHAGDRYVRLPEPLAAGVEVRDRYDETDGRYHVLATVENALAGHVLSYRGAFTQASDDREDGPDLRPIRTLPTLPPR; encoded by the coding sequence ATGACCGGCGTCTACGAACGGGCACTCGGCGAGGCGGCCGGCGACCTCCACCCGAAGGTGCGCGAGCGCTACAGCATCGGCCCCGGCGACGGCGTCACGGTCGGAACGGGTCGAATGGACATCTCTCGGGGGACGCACGTCCTCCCCGCGCTGTACGCGATGGCGAGCCGCGACATGCTGTTTCCCGAGGCCGGCAACGGCGTGCCCTTCAGCGTGACGACGGTCGGCTACCGCCTCGACGGCCGCGAGGCGATGACGACCCGCCGGACCTTCGAGTTCGCCGAGACCCGCCGGCACTTCGACTCCGTGACGGTGTGGGACGCCGACGGCGAGCGCCTGCTGGACTTCCTGGGTCGCGGCGGCCTCGTCGCGACGGAACTGCACCCCCGCGTCGAGGCCGGCTCGCTCGTCGTCGAGGCGGGCCGCCAGTGGCTTCACGCCGGCGACCGGTACGTCCGGCTTCCCGAACCGCTCGCGGCCGGCGTCGAGGTGCGCGACCGCTACGACGAGACCGACGGGCGCTACCACGTGCTGGCCACCGTCGAGAACGCGCTGGCCGGCCACGTCCTCAGCTACCGCGGCGCGTTCACCCAAGCCAGCGACGACCGCGAGGACGGCCCGGACCTCCGCCCGATTCGCACGCTCCCGACGCTCCCGCCGCGGTGA